One Emys orbicularis isolate rEmyOrb1 chromosome 20, rEmyOrb1.hap1, whole genome shotgun sequence genomic window, GTACTAAGTCCCTTTCTACCATGGTAATGCACCGGGGCCTGGAAGTGAGTGTGAGTTTAATTTATGGTCCTCTAAAGTCCTCTTTACATTGGTGCAAAGGGGAAGCTGTGTCATTGTGAGTAATGCCCTTGGGCTAGAAATCAGGCAGAATCTTGGCCAGTCCAGTCATCCTTCGTCAGGCCAAACTCCTGCTTCCACTTAACATTGCCTCAGTCAGGGactgcaggatttagcccagGTCGCTTCCCAAccatgggagggaggaaggcggggagggaaagggaaggaaggaaggatgatGGTCCCCAGCATTAGAGAACTGCCTGCAAGGGGTTTGTGACAGATCGATCCAGGGGAGTTGCCGCCAGCCAGAGCAGCCTCACAAGTGGGGTGCGGGTTAAGGAGACATGGCCAAGGCACCCAGGGATTCTGTTCTTTGTTGAGCTAATTGCTCTAATCACTAGCCCACGTTGCCCTCTGTTATCAGCTGTTTCAGAAGGGACATTGACAGATGCACTTTACTTCTCTCTCCCTGCTTTGTGCAGCCAGACGCAGCTTTCTAACCAGCCCCGTTCCGTTAATTTTAACCAGTTTATTGCTAGACTCAAGGGGTGGTGCTTaacgtccattgacttcagtaggagtgaggcacccaaccctctgagccatgtttgaaaatcccactaggcacctgtctGCATTTATAGAtaccaaaatacctttgaaaatctgtcccaaagTCACTTATGAAAATGGGACTTACACTATTCATGTCTTACGTTGTCTTTTTTCTCACACATGTCAGAGCTTTCAGTCTGATGATCTAAAGTGCAGTTAACAGTCCTCCAAGACAGGACAACAAACAATCATTACATGCCTGCGTTGTGCCACCAAGAACTGTGCTACAATAAACCAAATATGGAAGGCTGGGGAGAGATTTGGATTGGGATTGTCAAAGGACCTAAGTGGTTTAGGAGCAGTTTCCGttgacagtcaatgggacttgtgctctgaACTCATGTGGGTTTGTTTATTTACATCATCCATATTCGGGATGTTTAATTATTCTGAATCTTTATACCCAATTCTTGTGCCACTGGAATGCAGAGAAAATCTACAAGAAATTCTGTAACCGCTGCAGAGTCTTTAACCCACCCCTCTAGTATCTATCACCACAGCACATCCTCCTCAGAGGCGTTCCTCACTGGAAATGACCAAGCCACTGTACCCAGTCACTGCAGCAGTGTACTAGGCATCAGCCTTTGGGCCAGTGTGTCAGGATTTTGTCCTAGTATTTTTATGAAAATGATCTTTGCCGAGTATCTGGTTTTATCTTCCTTAGGTAAAACTTCTGcattaagctctggaattggGAAAACAGCCTCTTCAATAGGACACTAGTATTGAATACTGTATCTATGATATGTTTTGAAACTTTTGCTGGATATTAATTGGATTTCCATTCACTTGTATAAAGTTATAGCAGTATTTTAAGCATTGAGAATAAATATGATCAGATTAAGTAAATTCTATTGCTGAGCTATCCAGTCCATCTGTGGCACTTGGAGACCTGACGGCCACTGACtataacaatattttatttctcCAGTGCTAGGAGTGCGGTTATATCTGTACCAGACTCAGCGGATCCAGTTTGTTGACGTTAGTGACACCGCAAAGATCCACTGTTCTTCCAAAGAAAACCTGGAAGGAGGAAGTAGCATGTTTTGGTATTTGAGAAGAGAAGGTGAGACACCCACCTGCATTAAGCGCTGTTTGGATGATCAAAATGTAGGTAAATTTGCTTGCAAACACGAGACACACAGCTCGACCCTGGAAATCAGCAACATCCAAAAGACTGAGTCTGGCATTTACTACTGTGCATTTGAATACAGCAGCTATCTGATTTTTGGAAATGGAACCACACTGATTGTTGGAGGTAGGGAACCACAGCTTCTTTAAGGAGATTCACAACTGATTGACAAAGCATATTTCATGTTCCCATTAAAATGTGACAAGATACCACAGCTATTGATGAATGGTTCAAAGGAAAGCATGCTTTAAGCCAAACAGATCAGCTAAACATTAAATGCTATGGGTAAAGAAGTTATATAATAACATTTATTGTTAGAAAATATATGTTTAAAACCTGAAAGTACCAAAAATAAACTATTGACGTTTCTCTGTGACTGTTCAGGGCACCCAGGTAGGGAATATTTCTAACCTAAGAGTTATTTTTGCATGAAACAATATTTTGAGTTAATGAAAAGTTTAAAGAATGTATAAAATTGTACGCAATTTTCTTCTTAGGTAGTACAGCTACGTATTGCGCTATATCCCAGTTAGTGTTGGTGTGGTGATTTAATATTTCCTTCGTCAATACATTTGTTCCTTTGAATTAATGTCTTAGTGACagatatgcagtgttgttttagctgtgttggtcccaggatattagagagacaaggtggttgagatagtatcttttattggaccaactttggttgctgagagagacatgcttttgagctgacacagagctcttcttcagatctggaaaaTGACACTCTgaatatgtttcccagacctgaagaagagctctgtggcagcttgaaagtttgtctctttcaccaacagaagttggtccaatgaaagattttacctcacccaccttgtgtctctgagTGAAAGATTAACACCTTTAATCAGACTGcagatcatttgatcattgcaCTGAATTCTCCACCTCCTTCTGCTCAGACAGTTATACCAACAGCAGCTGGGTGATGTTTCTGGTTCCATTTCCACGTGGCACTCAAGTCACTGGGACAGCGAATCTGGCCTGTGTGATCCATGGAGTGTCCAGCCCAGTCCATGTTTCCTGGAGTGTttctggggagctgcaggaacCGGGGCTGACGCGCTCATTGAGAGCAAGGGATGGATCTTTAACGCTCATAAATCACATCAGCGTCCCCATGGACACCTGGACCAGTGGGAAGAATTTCACCTGTGAAGTCCAATTCAACTCTTCTGGCAACAGTGTGAAGAAAAGTACCAGGTATCCTGCAGGTGAGTGATATTATATTTGAGGCTAATGGAGACTCTGATGTAAAATAGGTGTAAAGTTGCCCCAATCGGAGCTGCTTATACATAATTTTCCATCACAGAAAGCTGGAATATtctatatcttaattaaaacgtCTCTAGGGAGTTTTGGGAAAGAAAACTTGAGACATTACAGGGACCACAAGACAAAGTAGCTCTGATCTGTAGGGCAGCTTTCTCCCCGACTGTCCATATAAAGCACTGTAAagagttaaataataataaatatccgGAGTAAAAGGGAATTGAGAGGCATTTGTGAAGAGTGATGTTTTCCAATGAAATATGCAAAGTGATGGAGAGACGATGAGGTGAGGAGAGAGGATTTTGAAGACGGCAGAAGGTGCAGAGAAGATTCTGATTACAGGAGAATAGAATTCGCCTACGGGAAAAGGGGCAACACAGAGGGTGAAAGATGCTGAAGGCTCCTGTAGACTCGCTCCTCAGGGGTTAAGGCCCGGGGTGAAATGGGGTCAGGAGAGAAGAGCTGGATGTGGTGGCATCACGACCCTCTTGGCTCAAATCAGGCACATTTGTCTGGTTTTTTTGCttcctccacagcccctgccagggaGTGCACACATTATATTGTGCTCCTTGCGGCTGCTGctggtctgctgctgctgctggtgtctcTGAGCCTCATATGGACCCTCTGCCCTTCCACTCTAGGTAAGAAACACAGCCCAGCCCAGACACTGTCCCGCAGAGAGAAATCCTACTCCCCTGCTTGTAACTGTCCCGTCCAACACATGAACATGCAGCAACTGTCACAACTGCCAGGACTGATCTCAGAATGTTTGTTTTCTGAAACTTGAATTTCCTGTGTCAGGAGAACGGCTTTGTTCTCCGTGACAAAGGGAGCGATGTAGAAAGGCTTCTACTGCCCATGGCCCAGGCACCTTGTCTATAGTTCACAAAGAGCACTAGCCTGTCTGATGAGCCTCTCTCCATGTGCCATGCATGGTGGTGCCCTGCGCACCCACAGCTCGGATGCACCATTAGTCAATGAACTACAGCTGGGGGAGTGACCGTGGAAGAGGAATTTTTACTGTTGTCTTTGTTTGTTCCAGGATTCCAGCCCAGGATCTCATCACCCCCAGCTTCAGAGGAGCATCAGGTACGGCTCTTTGCAAACTATCTCTGTCTAAATCACTGTGTCTGTCTCAGGCATTCctaatccatcaacttcatgtgTTTGGCACCTAAGCTGATTGATCTGGAAGGAGGAGGTGAAAGTGAGGTCTAGCTGTTGGAgtagcagggagggaggagggagtccTACTGTGAGCTTTGCTACTAACTTACTGTGGGatagtgggcaagtcacttactcttctgtgactcagtttccccatgtgtaaagaGTGGATAACAAGACTTACTGCATAAGGATGATGGGAAGTTTGATGTTTTATTGGTTCTGACTGTACCCTTTACAGGGGTTTTGTGTGCAGCTGGGAACATTTTTGGCATTTAAAAGATAAAGAGCTATAAGAAATTATATTTGTAAAGCACATGAAGATTTTCCAGTGAAAGGttatatgggcctgatccaaagctcactgaccTTAATAGGAGACTGTCCATTTATATGGGGTTTGGATCTGGCCAAATATTTTCAGCAGGTGAGTTCTTAAAGTCAGAATCCAGTGctggtttccattttaaaaacacacacagtttATAGGAAAAGCAGGAGAATTGGAGATGAGAGGGAATTTTTCATCAGGCTACTCACTTGGATGTTCGGTTCTGTCTCACCCTGTATCCCTTCATTTTACAAGGAGAGGGCTCATTTTACTAATTGTCGCCAAACAGGGTGGAATCTTATACGCTCATCTGGATTTTGATTCGCGGAATCGCAACGGGCGCACGATGCAGCGACCGGCCAGAGGGAAAAGCACAAAACCCTGAACTGTCTAGTGCAGGGGAATCCACACGTGGGAACTGAAGGCTGGTTCTCTGCTGATCGGACGTAGCAGCTGGAAGAAggctctgtctgtctccatctcctttcttttttattttctccactTCTCTGTTTAGAATAAAAAGGTCAGAAGATCCCCACAGAGTCCAGCCTCAGCAGGTGGGAAATCTCCTTTTGGGATATAAAGGCATCAGGGTGTAGATGACTTTACACGTCACGTGTGTactagattggaagctctttggggcagggactgtctctttgttctgtgtttgtgcagcacctagcacagaggggcctggtccataactggggctcctgggtgctatggTAACACAATCATCATCCTCCGCGCATCTGCAGAGAGACCCGGACACAGCTGAATGGCTGCAGCTTCCCTGCACAGAATGAGGACGgacggcaggagcctgcagaggagACGTGCAGCCCCTGTATATGCCACAACTCCCAGCTCCCCTGATTCTCAGCTGTAATGTTACATGGACGTGCAATGGGATTCTGAAGGGGAAGGATGGATGCAGGAGTTGGGAGGGATGAGAATCTCTCCCCAGGCTAGGGCTGGAGCTGCTACTCCAGTGCTTCCTctggagcagtgtttctcaacgaccgGTCCATGGTCCGGcgccggtccctgagatctccctgaaaCAGTTTAGGgaggcagcaagccggtccctggtatccaaaaggttgagaaacactgctctagtgtCTGCTGCTTTTCCCCAAGGGCGAGATCCACAGATCCCCATGTGCCAGCCCTTCTGCACCATCTAATGATAACAACACCTTATCAATGACTGGAGCTCTCCTGGTGCCTGAGCCTGCACGCGCTGCCTGTTTGCATCACAACTTGTTGTTGTTCAAGCTGTCATTCTGTCACTCATTAAAAATTGATGGAAATACAATTAGTGATGTTTGTGTTGCCTCTTTTATCTGGTCAATGCATCAAACTCAGCTTATTGTGTAATAAGAAAGGTGACGTCTTAAATGctttaggccagattctgctccagTTCACAGCAGTATAAACCTGGAGGAGCTCTgttgcagtcagtggagttactccagatttacaccggtGTCTCTGAGAGCAGAATCCGGTCCTTTCTATCCCACTTAGCAACTGTGTTTCTTTTGATGGATGATACAACGAATGTGTTACATGCGACTTGTTACACACACATATGATAAGGGGTGATTCACAGAGGgcagtgatcaactgttctccatgccCATGTGGGGTGGGAAATCCATTTTCTGCCCCAGTCTGGTCATTAAAAGTGTAACATTGCTTCTGTAGCTGCAGGTGGCTACATTGCTCCATTTCACTTCGTGCCCTAAGCCACTGCGCAGTGCTGCTGTGGGGTGTTAAACAgctgccccgctccacccccacaATGGATGAAGACATGGCTATATACagctactcctgagggcattctgcgccaaaaaaataaaaattctgcacacaatattttaaaataatgcaaattttatttgtcaataaatgtggaggctccagcatggcattgtgGAGCGGAGACCACTGGCTGCACCGAGGTGGGAgttcactgtgcagctcccccccaggacacagacacacccaaccctgacacagcgcaaggaccgggcctgctccagaaacatcccagggccctgcccctctgtgccaggtgcaccaggtgtgggcaggcaggttcagcaaggcaggatctaagtgtggaggggcttggtGTGCAGGGATCCAGGTAGGGGTTCAGAGggtgtgtggggcaatctgggtgcgagCGGCTCAGTGCGGGATCTGAGTGCAGGgcgggatctggatgcacaggggcttgttggggggttctgggtgcaacggtaatgggactctgcaggggggtccaggggAAGGTGGTTGGGGTTCAGCGAGGGGGGGTCTGGGTTGGGAGGGGATAGAGCTCATCAGgggggtctgagtgtgggggctcagtggggggtccagatgctgggggagaggggatcaGTAAGGTGAGGaaggggatccaggtgcagctcattggggctcggtggggtggAGATCCGGGTGCAGGCGGCTCGTCAGGgtggtccagatgcagggggagagggacttggtgaggggggagggtcagggcatgagggggggtctggatgcacaggggttgggcggatgcgggaacagctccctgtacagggatccctccccctacagctgaggagcgatgggtgcaggaagaggggggactttgcagagcttcctgcagctgggggataaATCtcggggtgggtctgacccggccccggatgctgtgcaggggaagaggaagtcccgtcctcccaaGCCTagctaggagccaccagctgggtctttcccagtcctgcctcctgccccacagtgatttacctctctgccagctgccctgagcacccaaaacatactgctgggaagGGTCGTATGACTGCTTTTGTGGCCTtcctgtggggaagcaaagaaatctgcgggggacataaattctgcgcagcacagtggtgcagaattcccccaggagtaacacagcataagggcctgatcctgcatggtgctgagGCACTTGCCACACTCAGCAAAgtcaagggaagtggtgggtgCTCAGCTACTGTTAGGCTCAGCACCTACCTTCAGTTCCTTAAAGCACTGCACATTGCAAAGTATTATGCTGGGATCCCTAGAGCAGTAAATAGGGCTTTGTACCATTGTCAATCAGCGTTACTGGGAGGGTTATAACAGGCCCTTACAGGAACTGGGCTGTGGAGATATTGTGCTTGAAAAGTGTTATGATTTCCATGGTCTTATCTGTACTACCACTGACAACATTCAGCCCCTTAACAGCGAGCCTGCCGACCGGATTCTCATTTGCATTAAGCCCCTTTCCACCATGGTAATGTACAGGGGCCTGGAAGTGGGTCTGAGTGTAATTTCTGCTCCTCTAAACTCCTCTTTACATTGGTGCAAAGGGGAAGCTGTGTCATTGTGAGTAATGCCCTTGGGCTAGAAATCAGGCAGAATCTTGGCCAGTCCAGTCATCCTTCATCAGGCCAAACTCCTGCTGCCACTTAACATTGCCTCAGTCAGGGactgcaggatttagcccagGTCGCTCCCCAACcatgggagggaggcaggcaggggagggtagaagggaaggaaggaaggatgatGGTCCCCAGCTTTAGAGAGCTGCCTGGAAGGAGTTTGTGACAGATCGATCCAGGGGAGCTGCAGCCATTCATGGCAGCCTCAGAAGTGGGGTGTGGTCTAAGGAGACCTGACCAAGTCACCTAGGGAATCTGTTTTTTGCAGTTTTCTAACCAGCCCCGTTCAGCTCATTTTTATCCAGTTTATTGCTAGATCCAAGGGGAGGCgcttaacttccattgacttcggtAGTAATGAGGCACCTAACAGTCTTAGCCatgtctgaaaatcccactaggcatctctCTGCAtttataggcacctaaatacctttgaaaatctgtcctgaagtcacttttgaaaattgtatccttCATTGGCTTATGTCTCAAACATGTCAGAGCTTTCAGTTTGATGATTTAAAGTGCAATTTAAGTCCGCCAAGACAAGATGCCAAATGGTCATTACATGCCTGCGTTGTAGCACCAAGAAGTATGGAGCAACAGTGGTCCAAACATGGAAAGCTGGGTGGAGACTTAGGTTGGGGCCGTCAAAAGaactaagtgatttaggagcattttcctttgaaaatcaaTGGACTTGTGCTCCCAAGTCATGTGGGTGTGTTTATATAGATCATCCATTTTctgaatatttaaaattattctaAATCATATAGAACACCCCTGTACCGCTGGAATCCAGACAAATTCTACAAGAAATGCTGTTGCCTCTGTAGATTCTTAAACCCACCCATCTTGTATCTATCACCACAGCACATCCTCCTCGGAGGCGTTCCTCACTGGAAATGACCGAGACACTGAACCCAGTCACTGCAGCAGAGCACTGGGCATCAGCCTTTGGGCCAGTGAGTCAGGATTTTTGTCCTACTATTTTATGAAAATGATCTTTGCGAAATACCTCATTTTATCTTCCTTAGGTAAAACTCCTGCATTAAATTTTGGAATTGAGAAAACAGCCTCTTCAGTAAGACATCAGTGTTGAATATCTATGATATGTTTGGAAACTTTTGCTGGATTTTAATTGTATTTCCGTTCACTTGTACAAAGTTAGAGCAGCTTTTTAAAGTAGTTGGGATGCAGAGGATAAATATTATCAGATTAAGTAAATTCTATTGCTGAGCTATCCAGTCCATCTGTGGCAGTTGGAGACCTGACGGACACTGACtataacaatattttatttctcCAGTGCTAGGAGTACAGTTATTCCTGTACCAGACTCAGCGGATCCAGTTTGTTGACGTTAGTGACACCGCAAAGATCCACTGTTCTTCCAAAGAAAACTTGGAAGGAGGCAGTAGCATATTTTGGTATTTGAGAAGAGAAGGTGAGACACCCACCTGCATTAAGCGCTGTTTGGATGATCAAAAAGTAGGTAAATTTGTTTGCAAACACAAGACACACAGCTCG contains:
- the LOC135892333 gene encoding immunoglobulin kappa light chain-like, with product MIFAEYLVLSSLVLGVRLYLYQTQRIQFVDVSDTAKIHCSSKENLEGGSSMFWYLRREGETPTCIKRCLDDQNVGKFACKHETHSSTLEISNIQKTESGIYYCAFEYSSYLIFGNGTTLIVGDSYTNSSWVMFLVPFPRGTQVTGTANLACVIHGVSSPVHVSWSVSGELQEPGLTRSLRARDGSLTLINHISVPMDTWTSGKNFTCEVQFNSSGNSVKKSTRYLFASSTAPARECTHYIVLLAAAAGLLLLLVSLSLIWTLCPSTLGFQPRISSPPASEEHQGGILYAHLDFDSRNRNGRTMQRPARGKSTKP